Proteins encoded within one genomic window of Anopheles gambiae chromosome 3, idAnoGambNW_F1_1, whole genome shotgun sequence:
- the LOC1279352 gene encoding ankyrin-3 isoform X10, with protein MALEETQNNGSAVAVAPKETVPPSLKQQQQPPQGQAQIQPSTSNEKLNNLVNGGGTTTEKSRSNNKQNDTNTAFLRAARAGDLQKLIEYLETGQVTDINTCNTNGLNALHLAAKDGHYDIVNELLKRGALVDNATKKGNTALHIASLAGQKEIIQLLLQYNASVNVQSQNGFTPLYMAAQENHDECVNYLLAKGANPALATEDGFTPLAVAMQQGHDKVVAVLLESDTRGKVRLPALHIAAKKDDVKAAKLLLENEHNPDVSSKSGFTPLHIAAHYGNVNVAQLLIEKGADVNFTAKHNITPLHVACKWGKLNMVKLLIANHGRIDSITRDGLTPLHCAARSGHDQVIEVLLEHGAEIISKTKNGLAPLHMAAQGEHVSAARILLMNKSPVDDITIDYLTALHVAAHCGHVKVAKLLLDRNADPNARALNGFTPLHIACKKNRIKVVELLLNHGATIGATTESGLTPLHVASFMGCMNIVIYLLQHDASPDIPTVRGETPLHLAARAKQTDIIRILLRNGAYVNAQAREDQTPLHVASRIGNMEIVMLLLQHGAKIDAVTKDNYTPLHIAAKEGQDEVAALLLDSEANVEAVTKKGFTPLHLAAKYGNLKCAELLLERGAQVDVQGKNGVTPLHVASHYDHQKVALLLLEKGASPYSPAKNGHTPLHIASKKNQLNIATTLLDYKADANAESKTGFTPLHLSAQEGHGDMARVLLDNGADPNHAAKNGLTPLHLCAQEDHVGIAETLLEHKARIDPVTKTGFTPLHVAAHFGQAGMVKYLIENDANIEMKTNIGHTPLHQAAQQGHTLIINILLKNKANPEAVTNGGQTALSIADKLGYITVVETLKVVTETSVTQTVDEKFKIVGPETIHETFLSDSEDEGKSDHVRPTAIQLHDER; from the exons aacgacacaaacacagcgTTCCTGAGAGCAGCGCGGGCAGGGGATCTACAGAAACTGATAGAGTACCTCGAAACCGGTCAAGTGACCGACATCAACACGTGCAATACG AACGGTCTGAACGCACTGCATCTAGCGGCAAAAGATGGACACTATGACATCGTGAACGAGCTGTTGAAACGCGGTGCGCTCGTCGATAATGCCACCAAGAAGGGTAACACAGCGCTTCACATCGCTTCATTGGCTGGCCAAAAGGAAATCATTCAACTGCTTCTGCAGTACAACGCATCGGTTAATGTGCAGTCTCAGAACGGATTTACGCCGCTCTACATGGCTGCGCAGGAAAACCACGACGAGTGTGTGAATTATCTGCTAGCAAAGGGTGCTAATCCAGCGCTAGCTACTGAG GATGGCTTTACACCGTTGGCGGTAGCCATGCAGCAAGGTCACGATAAAGTAGTTGCAGTGCTCCTTGAAAGCGACACTCGTGGAAAGGTTCGATTACCAGCTCTTCACATAGCAGCTAAAAAGGATGACGTAAAAGCGGCGAAGCTGTTGCTAGAG AATGAACACAATCCAGACGTATCATCCAAAAGCGGCTTCACTCCACTACACATCGCTGCTCACTACGGCAATGTAAATGTCGCTCAACTATTGATTGAGAAAGGTGCAGACGTGAACTTTActgcaaaacacaacatcacaCCACTACACGTTGCGTGCAAGTGGGGAAAGCTGAACATGGTAAAGCTGCTGATCGCTAACCATGGTCGCATCGACAGTATCACCCGGGACGGTCTTACGCCTCTTCACTGTGCCGCCCGGTCAGGCCACGATCAGGTGATCGAAGTATTGTTAGAACATGGGGCCGAAATCATTTCCAAGACCAAAAACGGACTTGCCCCGCTGCATATGGCGGCCCAGGGCGAACACGTCAGCGCGGCTCGCATTTTACTAATGAACAAATCACCCGTTGATGATATTACGATCGACTATCTCACTGCGCTCCACGTCGCCGCCCACTGTGGTCACGTGAAGGTAGCAAAGCTGCTGCTCGACCGAAATGCCGATCCGAATGCACGGGCACTGAACGGTTTTACACCGTTGCATATTGCCTGCAAAAAGAATCGTATTAAGGTGGTGGAGCTTCTCCTAAACCATGGTGCAACAATTGGAGCAACAACAGAGAGCGGCCTAACGCCGCTGCACGTGGCCAGCTTTATGGGATGCATGAATATCGTGATCTACCTGCTGCAGCACGATGCAAGTCCGGACATACCGACTGTTCGCGGTGAAACTCCACTTCATCTGGCAGCACGTGCTAAGCAGACGGACATTATACGCATATTACTTCGAAATGGAGCGTACGTAAATGCACAAGCTCGTGAAGATCAGACACCGCTTCATGTCGCTTCAAG AATTGGTAACATGGAAATTGTGATGCTGCTTTTGCAACACGGCGCAAAGATTGATGCTGTTACGAAGGACAACTACACACCGCTACACATCGCAGCAAAGGAGGGCCAGGATGAAGTGGCAGCATTGTTACTGGACAGTGAAGCCAACGTAGAAGCGGTTACGAAAAAAGGCTTTACACCGTTGCATTTGGCGGCAAAGTACGGTAATCTTAAGTGCGCCGAACTGCTGCTAGAGCGCGGTGCCCAAGTGGACGTACAGGGCAAGAACGGTGTTACCCCGTTGCACGTTGCTAGTCACTACGATCATCAAAAGGTAGCGCTTTTGCTGCTCGAGAAAGGTGCTTCACCGTACTCGCCAGCTAAGAACGGCCATACCCCATTGCACATTGCGTCAAAGAAGAATCAGCTGAACATCGCAACCACGCTGCTGGACTACAAGGCAGACGCAAATGCGGAGAGTAAAACTGGTTTCACACCGCTTCACCTATCTGCCCAAGAAGGTCATGGTGATATGGCCCGTGTTCTGCTGGACAATGGGGCAGATCCAAACCATGCCGCTAAAAATGGGCTAACACCATTGCACTTGTGCGCGCAGGAAGACCATGTAGGCATTGCCGAAACGCTGCTGGAGCACAAGGCTCGCATCGATCCGGTTACAAAGACTGGCTTTACACCGCTGCACGTAGCGGCTCATTTTGGCCAGGCGGGAATGGTGAAGTACCTGATCGAAAACGATGCTAACATCGAAATGAAGACCAATATTGGCCATACACCGTTGCATCAGGCTGCTCAGCAAGGGCACACACTCATTATTAACATTCTTCTAAAGAACAAAGCTAATCCGGAAGCAGTTACTAATGGCGGCCAGACAGCGCTTTCTATTGCGGACAAACTGGGCTACATCACAGTGGTGGAAACGTTAAAGGTAGTCACAGAGACCAGTGTCACACAGACAGTGGATGAAAAGTTTAAGATCGTTGGACCGGAAACTATTCACGAGACGTTCCTGTCGGACTCGGAAGATGAGGGTAA ATCCGATCATGTCCGACCAACAGCAATACAACTACATGACGAGCGATGA